TCCAATGGAATTCgaaattaaactttttttagAATCAAATTCTTTTCATTATATGAAAACCCACCacaataatgtttttttaataggGTTAAATTTTCCCAAATTAtacttaaagaaaaaaaaaaagtctgatcaatataataacttaataatcTACAATTTGCTTAAAAACTCACAATAACGTAATTTAGTGTTGAGTTATCGGTTATTTTATATGATCCAACTTTCATTAAGAGTTGGGCTATATAACCAAATTCAATATTGGACATTTTATCttcaaatttgaattgaattatttttattggatgAAATCGAGTTTGGTGcaattcaatttcaattgtcattaatattttctttgcaataAATTCTAGTCCCATCgttttatttgatgtttttatttttcattttaggcaattttatttgttatttttctacgtaatttttttaataatttacgaattacagccttaaagtttagTACTTTTGCAAATTGCAGCCTCAAAGTttatttttgcgaattacagctaAAGTATCAAAATTTACTAATTCAGTCCAAAAACACAGAACAACGACCAATTAACATGAAATTCCTACCACCAAAATGGTTGGAATTTTGTATTTTGGCCTGAACTTGCAAACTTTGATATtttggtggctgtaattcgtaaaaaaaaaacattaaggttgtaattcgtaAAAGTGATGaactttaaggttgtaattcacaaattattctaattttttatttctattatactccctccgttccctAACGATGTTCCCTAACGGAATGTtaacgggaattaagaaaaatataatattttagatagtggatatattatttaattgaataataaatttgattgagAAAAGTagggaccataagcattaagaaaatattaaaagaaagttagtcaaaaaaatatgaagaccacaactaataaaaaattagttttataaaattagtgggaAATATGTGGGGActataagaaatattaaaatgttaagttgaagttagtggaagatatgtggggTACATAAGCATTATACAAATATTAAAGTGAATatgaataaagttatttttgtccaaatttATGACATAAATGGTAAGATTTTCTATGGgaagaacaaataaaacacccaaatgacaaatgagaaatttttaaGAAACAGAAGGAGTACTTTTCTTGAACATAATTAGTCTTTGTCATTcgaattttaatatgtttttcatactatatttttcactaacttcattttaaaatttttataataatgctTATGATTTACGAATATTTTCCAATaacttattataatattttataatatttataatttctatatattttttcactaatttattttacatattttaaatGCTTATAACTcccatatttttttcattatttattttattcaatcaaataatacccactaccaaatttttttttaatttacatgaCATTTTCCTGTAGAACATCAATTGGAATGAAGAGACCATGTATTTCTCTGCTTAGCAGTTTCCATCATCCCCAGCAAATTAGTATCTGATCTCATTCCCAAATCCCAAAAACTTGGTGTAATCGTGTTGCCGTGTGGCGTGTTGGAGTCAATAACCTTTCTTATTCTCAACTCAAATTTCCAATTTCACTCCCTGATTTTCTCATTCACTTCacaaaaatctcaaaatttGGGCGaaaattgtaaagaaaaatGAGTTTGTTTGATCTTGAGAAGCATTTTGCCTTCTATGGCGCATATCACAGTAACCCAATTAACATATTCATACACATGTTATTTGTATGGCCAATTTTCTACACTGGGTTGATGTTGTTGTACTTTGTTCCAATGTTCTTTTTCCCTAATTTCGCATCATTTTTCACTTTGGTATATGCTGTTTTTTATGTGGGTATGGATAAAAAAGCTGGTTTTCTTGCTGCTTTTCTCTGTTTCCTTTGTTGGATGGGAGCTTCTGCTTATGCAAGTCATCTTGGCTATTCTTTGACTTGGAAGGTAATTTCCAAACTTATTACTTGTTTTCTTTAGATTATTGTTGGTTAATTAGGTTGTTTATTGTGGCTGTTTCTATTAAATTTCAATTGGGCTGTTGGGTATTGTTTCTTTTGATTAATTGTATTGGTTAAAATTGATTGTGctgcatttttttttctttgttaattaagatttttttgctTGATTGATTAATATTTGTTGCTGAATGATGCTTAAAGTCTTAAAGACTTGGTATTTATAGTTGTAATTGTTATTCTGTCTGCTTCAATAATCTATTTGGTTCTCCATCGATAGTTTTTTTGGGGGGGTAGCTAAGGCTAAGATTGAATTGGGGATTTTTGTaaatgattagggtttttgGTCGTTTGACAACAATTGGACTTTTGCGAACAAACTCCCAAAAATAGGTAACTAATTCAAGATTAATGATTAATTCGAGATGGATGCATGTTTACAAGGCCTTTATGGTTGAAGTgggatatgtatgtatacaACAAATGAGGATTGGGGACTAATGATATTTTACTTTGATTCAAATTTGTCGGATTGAAGACTTACGGTCGATTGATAGATCATTGATAATTTTGAGGttattatgaaaagttgatgaTATTGGGTTTGGATTGAGAATTGTTTACCGTTTATTACATAATTACCAACTAACCATCATGATTTtctaaactttaaaattatttctgtataaaaataacaatgaaGGGGCACTAGGCACTCCCTAAACCAGATTCCTAATCTGATAGACATGTGCATGTATCTTTCATGTTAATTTTGTCCCAAGGTGTTCAACTTTGGCAAACGGGCTTGTTTTATGTTAAGAGGAGAGGCAAGGTAACATAAGTTGAATTATAAGTTTGTTGTTTCTGAAATTAGAATTTTGTACGTTGAGAATTTTATGTTATACTTGGCAAGTTTGATCACAAAAATCAGATGTTGATCATTATTTTGAATTGCAGTGATTTGTCTAGCTTTCTGGTTTATGTGCATTGTGGTGTCATGTCTTTTATCTTTCTTGTTTCAGGCTTTTATTATGCATTTTGGTTATTGCTTTCCTGTTTTTCCATCTTCTAAGTTCCAACATGATGATTGACTTTGTAACATCCCATAAAACAGTCTCTTCTCTAGctttgaaatataaatataagtGAGTTCATTTTAGTTTTAACGAATCTAATTCTGAAGTTTTGAGTTCCATAAGTAAAGGTCTGGCATTTAAGTTTCAAAACGTTCCTAAGCACTTGAAGCAACCTTTCTCATGAACATTATAGTTTGTCAGTTTAACTCGCATACAAGTTGCTTGTTGATCTTGAACTTGTGGGCTTCCAAGTCATCTGCCTATTACTAATGTGTCTATGTAAGGACTCCGTGAAATTCCTGTTTCGAGAAAGTAGTGAGCAAAATGATTTTAGTCGTTCTGAAATGTactaatttttagaaaactctTGTGTTCCCTCGCATTTGTGGAAAGTTCTCAACTAAGACAGTAAGTAAAAcaaactttctatttttagtttctTTACATTGTTGGTTCTTGGGGCCAGAAATACATAAATCGATCAATGCATATGCCTTGTTTTTGATACGGCTTTTGAACATACGTGGTATTAATAAGTGAGAAAATGGGGTGGGGTGGATTGATGTAGATTAGTATTTGATTTACTCATTTTTGATTACTTGTCATGCTTTAGAGAAACTTGCTACTGCACGTAATTATCTTTAACAAAATATCTCTTTGTCAATGCTCTTCCACTGTGCTCCTTTTAAATTCAACTATTCGTAACAGAGTACATGACTTGTCATTTTGCGACAAAGAATCATAGTAGAGGTGTTTTAAAGTTAAGTACCAAAGTAATCCCTCTGAGTGAGACGCAATTTTCCACAAGAAAGGAAATATTTATAAAGGAAAATTTAAGCATAGGATTTAGTGCGAGAGGCTCAAGTAAAGAGTTGTGACCATTATGCAATCAATGTGTGCCAccaaaattaaaggaaaattgtAGAGCAGTCTTAAAACCAACATTACTAGTTAGAATGTTAGATAAAGGAAGTTGAGATGTGCTTATGTTAAGATGGATAAGTGGACATAACAATAAAGGATATATTCAAAAAGGGAGACATAAGGAAGGGCCTTGGAGTCACAATGAAGACAAagtaagagaaaaaaatttgatGTACTCATGTACAAAGAGCTCCCAAAAAtgcaacaacttaaaaaatAGGGGGTCATAACTTTGAGGAGCTTAGAAGAGGAAGAGACACGCCGAAAATGACATGGATAACATGAATGAAGAATTAGGATTTGCAAGAGCATATGACAATAGCTAGATAGAAAGgagaatatatattaattataatatattttgttagtTATAGAATAGTATTAGATAAGGTAACTAGTCTTGTTAGCGAAGATTTCCCaaaattttgttttggtttataTAATTGACTTCATATTGTTGGAATTTAAGGCGTTGACATTGTTGATTTTTTTCCCTAAATAACCTCCAAGGTATTTTACTGTTCTATCTTTGGAAAATCCATGGGTGTGCTTATGCCAAATATTCAATATTTGGTTTGCTACCCAACCCTTCACTTCACCTATCCGTATCCAAATTCTTGACACTTGACATATGTACGACActtaaaaacttaaacttgattCATGATCTTGTGATTTGTTTTCATAAGATAGCCAAGTCCAATAACGTAAGTTTATCTCTTTACCCTTTGTTTCTTAATTTAAGTTTGAATGTTTCTATGTTGCTTTTTAATCACTGATATCTGAATATAATCTGCTGTTGTTTTTTGTTCAATATGATTGAAGACTCTCAATTATCAATACGGCCCCGGCTGGAATCATGTTATTAATTAGGGGGTGAATTATTATGGGGGAAAATATGGGAGTATATTTTAAGGGAGAAAATAGTTGATGGGAGAAAATGTGACTTGGTTTAGCAAAATTTTCTGGAATTTCAGATTCAACTTTGTTTGCAAATCCCAACCAAAATGCTTCATAAGGAAataatctctcaaataaaaGCCCAGTCATTCCTCAACAACCCTTTTCAAAGATCTATAATCTTTTTACTAAAACACTTCATAATCTTTGCCTTCTTTAAGCTCTGTTTCTATATGGGGTGCATCTTTGGACATTACTTTCATTTTTGCCTTTTCTTCTTCAAAGCTTGCAAAGAGTTCATAATCCGGCAATtcgatattttaatttttcattgggATTTGAATTGATATTTCCGAACTTGTTAAGACCTTAGAAATTGATGATTTAGGTGGTGGTGGATAGCAGTGGTGTAGGTTGAAATCTTAACTCTTGCCTAACGAGGTCAATAATTCTCGAGGGAAGTTGGGTAAATATTTACCCCCAAACAGAGGGAAAAGAGTTGGAATTTCACacagaaaatataaaatatacaaaGTACACAATCGAGATAAGAGTCTAAATTTATTATGAATATTTCTTGAAGTCGTTCGAGGAACTTATCCTATTACAATATTTCCCCCACTAGGTACTTTGGGTTACACAAACGGGAAAATTGTAATGTGAATAAAATCAGGAACACTACAATCCCAAGTACTAGGAAAAGAGTAAGATAGAAGAATGATTGAGAACTTAGGAATACTAGATTTTTGGTGAAGATTGATCATAATCACAAGAAATTTATGTGTTTATGATCTTGAGGAAGTTAAGAAATTCTTGATGTCCATGTCCTGTATTTTTAATACAAGTAGATATTATTTCGTCAACTTTTTCACCCAATCAATTCATTAATAGATAAAAAACACATTACTTAAGAAAAGAAGATTTCTTTTTATGTATTACAACAGTTCATCATGATTTGCATCacttgatgaaccaaaatcattGAAAGCTTGAAACAATACAAGAAAAACACGAAAAAGAGCAAGAAACTAATCAGAAGCTTTTTCGTGGCACGCGACTGCACACTTGCGGCCCACGGAGCTTGTTCAGTGTCCATTTTGCATTTTTCCTGTTTTCATGATGAA
This Amaranthus tricolor cultivar Red isolate AtriRed21 chromosome 13, ASM2621246v1, whole genome shotgun sequence DNA region includes the following protein-coding sequences:
- the LOC130797567 gene encoding 2-hydroxy-palmitic acid dioxygenase MPO1, whose protein sequence is MSLFDLEKHFAFYGAYHSNPINIFIHMLFVWPIFYTGLMLLYFVPMFFFPNFASFFTLVYAVFYVGMDKKAGFLAAFLCFLCWMGASAYASHLGYSLTWKVVLVAQLFCWTAQFIGHGVFEKRAPALLDNLVQAFLMAPFFVLLEALQHFFGYEPYPGFHEKVKAMVDAEIEEWQEKKQKKMS